A window of the Lactobacillus gasseri ATCC 33323 = JCM 1131 genome harbors these coding sequences:
- the trhA gene encoding PAQR family membrane homeostasis protein TrhA has translation MSFKQLWQEPKNRSKTYNILNNIFSAITHGIGFCLAVAGLVILIVKAAHTGSAVRVTAFTLYGSSLIILYLFSTLYHSLIFTRARRVFQIFDHSSIFILITGTYTPYTLVAIGGAKGWVMFSIILALAIFGILFYIFNQGKHVVLDTILYVLMGWIVIIASSTLYPVLGPTGFWLLVWGGITYTVGAILFSMRGVPYIHVIWHMFVLLGSILMYFSILFYV, from the coding sequence ATGTCTTTTAAACAATTGTGGCAAGAGCCCAAAAATCGATCAAAAACATACAACATTTTAAATAATATTTTTAGTGCTATTACTCACGGAATTGGTTTTTGCCTAGCAGTAGCTGGATTAGTAATTTTAATTGTAAAAGCTGCCCATACAGGAAGTGCAGTAAGAGTAACTGCCTTTACTCTTTATGGCTCAAGCTTGATTATTCTCTATCTCTTTTCAACGCTCTATCACAGTTTGATTTTTACTAGGGCTAGACGAGTTTTCCAGATATTTGATCATTCTTCAATTTTCATTTTAATTACTGGAACTTATACGCCCTATACTCTTGTTGCAATCGGCGGAGCTAAAGGATGGGTAATGTTTAGTATTATTCTAGCTTTGGCAATTTTCGGTATCTTGTTTTATATTTTCAACCAAGGAAAGCATGTCGTCTTAGATACGATTTTGTACGTATTAATGGGCTGGATTGTAATTATTGCTTCTAGCACCCTTTATCCAGTTCTTGGGCCAACTGGCTTTTGGCTCCTAGTTTGGGGCGGAATTACTTATACTGTCGGCGCCATTTTATTTTCAATGCGCGGAGTTCCTTATATCCATGTTATCTGGCATATGTTTGTTTTATTAGGATCAATCCTGATGTATTTTTCAATTTTATTTTACGTTTAA
- the trmFO gene encoding methylenetetrahydrofolate--tRNA-(uracil(54)-C(5))-methyltransferase (FADH(2)-oxidizing) TrmFO codes for MVKNVTVIGGGLAGSEAAWQLAKRGIEVELYEMRPKKTTPAHETANFAELVCTNSMRSNQLSNAVGLLKEEMRQLDSLIMKAADETAVPAGGALAVDRDKFSSVVTQTLKDLPNVHVHEEEITKIPKDGITIIATGPLTSDTLAEQIKDFCGTDSLHFFDAAAPIVAASSIDRDIVYKKSRYDKGEAAYLNCPMTKEEFFNFYKNLVSAETATLHGFEDKNVFEGCMPIEVMAKRGEKTMLFGPLKPVGLEDPKTGKTPYAVVQLRQDNAASTMYNIVGFQTHLKYGEQKRVFSMIPGLENAKFVRYGKMHRNTYIASPEVLNANYEARKQAGLFFAGQMTGVEGYVESAGSGLIAGINAARETVGEETLVFPKSTALGSMAHYITTTSAKHFQPMNASYALLPKLDYKVRNKQERHLEISKRALKDLETFKEEKKLD; via the coding sequence ATGGTAAAGAATGTAACTGTAATTGGCGGTGGCCTTGCAGGAAGTGAAGCTGCATGGCAATTAGCTAAGCGTGGCATTGAAGTAGAGTTATATGAAATGCGACCAAAGAAAACTACACCTGCTCATGAAACTGCTAATTTTGCCGAATTAGTATGTACTAATTCAATGAGATCTAACCAACTCTCAAACGCTGTTGGTTTGTTAAAAGAGGAAATGCGTCAGCTTGATTCTTTAATCATGAAAGCTGCTGATGAAACAGCTGTACCTGCTGGTGGAGCTCTAGCAGTTGATCGGGATAAGTTTAGTTCAGTGGTAACGCAAACTCTCAAAGACTTGCCAAATGTACATGTTCATGAAGAAGAGATTACTAAGATACCAAAAGATGGAATTACTATTATTGCGACTGGTCCACTTACTTCAGATACATTAGCAGAACAGATTAAGGATTTCTGTGGTACTGATTCACTTCATTTCTTTGATGCTGCGGCGCCAATTGTAGCTGCAAGCTCAATTGATCGCGACATTGTTTATAAGAAATCGCGCTATGACAAGGGTGAAGCAGCTTATTTGAACTGTCCAATGACTAAGGAAGAATTCTTTAATTTCTATAAAAACTTAGTCAGTGCAGAAACAGCTACTTTGCACGGCTTTGAAGATAAAAATGTCTTTGAAGGCTGCATGCCAATTGAAGTTATGGCTAAAAGAGGAGAAAAAACGATGCTCTTTGGACCACTTAAGCCTGTTGGCTTAGAAGATCCTAAGACCGGGAAAACTCCTTACGCAGTTGTGCAGTTGCGCCAAGATAATGCAGCAAGTACGATGTACAACATTGTTGGTTTCCAAACCCACCTGAAATATGGCGAGCAAAAGAGAGTCTTTTCAATGATTCCGGGTCTTGAGAATGCAAAATTTGTCCGTTATGGTAAAATGCATCGCAATACTTACATTGCTAGTCCAGAAGTTTTAAATGCAAATTATGAGGCTAGAAAACAAGCTGGTTTGTTTTTTGCGGGACAAATGACTGGAGTAGAGGGCTATGTAGAAAGTGCAGGTTCTGGACTAATTGCCGGAATTAATGCAGCTAGAGAAACCGTAGGCGAAGAAACATTAGTTTTCCCTAAGTCAACAGCCTTAGGCTCAATGGCTCATTACATCACAACTACTAGTGCTAAACACTTCCAGCCAATGAACGCATCTTATGCATTATTACCAAAATTAGATTATAAGGTTAGAAA
- the dprA gene encoding DNA-processing protein DprA: protein MNLKEFCLRLKLQHGVGTATLGKIAENFTAGEEVTVDKIESLSLKSNIQNLVLAAMKNDKFNSWIERIELQCDVVTIFDSIYPDELREMYNAPTILFARGDLSLLKKEITTIVGARQPTNYSRFVLKQLIPQLIEQDFVIASGLARGVDGIVHQETLKNHGKTIAVVGNGLNHFYPQENKELQEEIVAKGLLISEYLPDTPPRPYRFPERNRILAGLSKNIIVTEARKRSGSLITANIALEENRNIFAVPGPVSSPLSEGPNELIAAGAYPLVNADFRNLL from the coding sequence ATGAATTTAAAAGAATTTTGCTTAAGATTAAAATTGCAACATGGCGTCGGTACTGCAACTTTGGGTAAAATAGCTGAAAATTTTACTGCTGGCGAAGAAGTAACAGTTGACAAAATAGAAAGTTTATCATTAAAATCAAATATCCAAAATCTTGTTTTAGCTGCGATGAAAAATGATAAGTTTAATTCTTGGATTGAGAGAATTGAATTACAGTGTGATGTAGTTACTATCTTTGATTCGATTTATCCAGACGAACTCCGTGAGATGTATAATGCGCCGACAATTCTTTTTGCTAGGGGAGATTTATCCTTGCTTAAAAAAGAAATTACGACTATAGTTGGCGCAAGACAGCCGACAAATTACAGCCGGTTTGTTTTAAAGCAGTTAATTCCGCAGCTAATAGAACAAGATTTTGTAATTGCTAGCGGTCTAGCTCGCGGAGTTGATGGAATTGTCCATCAAGAAACCTTAAAGAATCACGGTAAAACAATTGCTGTGGTTGGGAACGGGTTGAATCATTTTTATCCGCAAGAAAACAAGGAGCTGCAAGAAGAAATTGTGGCTAAAGGCTTATTAATTAGTGAATATTTGCCAGATACACCGCCGCGTCCTTATCGTTTTCCTGAACGAAATCGTATCCTGGCGGGTTTAAGTAAAAATATTATTGTCACTGAAGCTAGAAAAAGATCTGGTTCTTTAATAACTGCAAATATTGCTTTAGAAGAAAATCGAAATATTTTTGCAGTTCCTGGACCAGTCTCAAGTCCCTTGTCTGAAGGGCCTAACGAGCTAATTGCTGCTGGTGCATATCCACTAGTCAATGCCGATTTTAGAAACTTGCTTTAG
- a CDS encoding YozE family protein translates to MAYRESFYRFLMTQRNPGSADDIAQFANNAQHDSSFPKQEEDYEKLSDYLELNAGYLPSMSVFDKAYQLYLDNMN, encoded by the coding sequence ATGGCTTATCGTGAAAGCTTTTATCGCTTTTTAATGACGCAAAGAAATCCAGGATCAGCAGATGATATTGCTCAATTTGCTAATAATGCTCAACATGATAGTTCTTTTCCAAAACAAGAAGAAGACTATGAAAAATTATCAGACTATTTAGAATTAAATGCTGGCTATTTACCAAGCATGAGTGTTTTTGACAAGGCATATCAATTATATTTAGACAATATGAACTGA
- the ylqF gene encoding ribosome biogenesis GTPase YlqF, with translation MATIQWYPGHMNKAKNQLEDNLDLIDVLIEVLDARLPVSSRNPMIGQLTKKKPHIIILNKSDLADPIQTKKWTRYFQDEGNFVISMDAQHNTNMTSLFKIIKLAGKKKTEKLIAKGASNPMIRVAIAGIPNCGKSTIINRMVGRNAAIVGDKPGVTRGQSWLKTKTNVQILDTPGILWPKFSDQEVGYKLAACGAIKADVFHPDDVALFVIEFLKQNYKKDLTKFAQATNEELENMSNPDLLLAMTNKYGMRDDYDKFSLFMLQRLRKGKLGRITFDLR, from the coding sequence ATGGCAACTATTCAGTGGTATCCAGGACATATGAATAAGGCTAAAAATCAACTTGAAGATAATTTAGATTTGATTGACGTCTTAATTGAAGTTTTAGATGCGCGCCTTCCAGTTTCTTCCCGTAATCCAATGATTGGACAGTTAACCAAGAAGAAACCTCATATTATTATCTTGAACAAGTCTGATTTGGCTGATCCAATTCAAACTAAAAAGTGGACTCGTTATTTTCAAGATGAAGGCAATTTTGTTATCTCAATGGATGCTCAGCATAATACCAATATGACGAGTTTGTTTAAGATTATTAAATTAGCTGGTAAGAAAAAGACAGAGAAGCTGATTGCAAAGGGTGCTTCTAACCCAATGATTCGTGTAGCAATTGCTGGAATTCCAAATTGCGGAAAATCAACGATTATCAATCGAATGGTTGGAAGAAATGCCGCAATCGTAGGAGATAAGCCAGGTGTAACGCGTGGACAAAGCTGGTTAAAGACCAAGACGAATGTTCAAATTTTAGATACACCCGGTATTTTGTGGCCCAAGTTTTCTGATCAAGAAGTAGGCTATAAGTTAGCAGCTTGTGGCGCAATTAAGGCCGATGTTTTCCATCCTGATGATGTTGCCTTATTTGTGATTGAATTTTTGAAGCAAAACTATAAAAAAGATCTTACCAAATTTGCCCAAGCAACAAATGAAGAGCTTGAAAATATGTCTAATCCGGATTTATTACTAGCTATGACTAACAAATATGGCATGCGGGATGATTATGATAAGTTTTCACTCTTTATGCTTCAACGTTTACGTAAAGGAAAATTGGGAAGGATTACGTTTGATCTTAGATGA
- a CDS encoding CCA tRNA nucleotidyltransferase — protein sequence MKITNLPEVFTAALPVLKRINEAGYEAYFVGGSVRDLLLNRHIHDVDIATSAYPMEIKQIFKKTIDTGIKHGTVTVLYEGESYEITTFRTESGYQDFRRPDHVTFVQNLSEDLKRRDFTINALAMGVDGNVIDHFDGLGDLDKHLIRAVGKAENRFHEDALRMMRAVRFMSQLQFTLEPETERAISDNHELLSKISVERIRDEFVKMGIAPGSQKAFQIFLDTGLSEEVPGFKGKKDNLALYPQLNFSPTTEANLWALMIILLKLPNEKIPSFMRMWKNSNAMERQVADIVTFFDLVSSRAPSNYDLYQAGLETIASTIDLAHILGQPINGSALVDRYEALPIKNNHDLVIDGHFLLKNGVPAGPRVGLLLEEIKKAVLEGVISNNEAAITEFLSLNN from the coding sequence ATGAAAATTACCAATTTACCGGAAGTTTTTACCGCCGCGCTTCCAGTTTTAAAACGAATTAATGAAGCGGGTTATGAGGCTTATTTTGTTGGAGGCAGTGTTAGAGACTTACTCTTAAATCGTCATATTCATGATGTTGATATAGCCACGAGTGCTTATCCGATGGAAATTAAGCAAATTTTCAAAAAGACAATTGATACGGGAATCAAGCATGGAACAGTGACAGTTCTTTATGAAGGTGAAAGTTATGAAATTACAACTTTTAGAACGGAATCAGGATACCAAGACTTCCGCAGGCCTGATCATGTGACTTTTGTGCAGAACTTGTCAGAAGACTTGAAGCGAAGAGACTTTACGATTAACGCTTTAGCTATGGGCGTTGATGGCAATGTCATTGATCACTTCGATGGCTTGGGCGACTTAGATAAGCATTTGATTCGCGCAGTTGGTAAAGCTGAGAATCGCTTCCACGAGGATGCCTTACGGATGATGCGGGCAGTTCGTTTTATGAGTCAACTGCAATTTACGCTTGAACCAGAAACTGAACGGGCAATTAGTGACAATCATGAACTGCTCAGTAAGATTTCTGTTGAGCGAATTCGCGACGAGTTTGTCAAAATGGGGATTGCCCCTGGTAGTCAAAAAGCCTTTCAGATCTTCTTAGACACCGGTTTATCTGAAGAAGTTCCGGGTTTTAAAGGTAAAAAAGATAATTTAGCTCTTTATCCTCAACTTAATTTTAGTCCTACTACTGAAGCTAATCTATGGGCTTTGATGATTATTTTACTAAAATTACCAAATGAAAAGATTCCTTCTTTTATGCGAATGTGGAAGAATTCTAATGCAATGGAGCGTCAAGTCGCTGATATAGTCACTTTCTTTGACTTGGTTAGTTCACGAGCTCCAAGTAACTATGATTTATATCAAGCAGGTTTAGAAACTATTGCTTCGACCATTGATTTAGCACATATTTTAGGTCAGCCAATTAACGGTAGTGCTTTAGTTGATCGTTATGAAGCTTTGCCAATTAAAAATAATCACGATTTAGTGATTGATGGACACTTTTTATTAAAAAATGGTGTTCCTGCTGGACCAAGAGTGGGACTTTTACTAGAAGAAATTAAAAAGGCAGTTCTTGAAGGAGTAATTAGCAACAACGAAGCAGCAATTACTGAATTTCTTTCTTTAAATAATTAA
- a CDS encoding DegV family protein has product MAKIKVVTDSSVQLTPEEIDKYDITVVPLTITIDGQTYTDGVDISREEFVKKMDTSKELPKTSQPSIGVFEKVFKDLTDDGSQVVGIFLARSLSGTIEAARQAADLIGKSKEVTLIDSDLTDRAEAYQVLAAAKDAQEGKSLEEIVAHVERLKEQQKLYMMVVNLNNLIKGGRLGPLAGKIATLLNIRIELHMPGGHLEVAKKGRGKKFSKNCDKRVLKDIEEHKHEIKEVAISYVDTPEDMKVWTEKIKEINPDIKVLTRVTSPIISTHAGSGAYAVFYTMEDY; this is encoded by the coding sequence ATGGCTAAGATTAAAGTAGTAACTGATTCCTCAGTTCAATTAACTCCTGAAGAAATTGATAAATATGACATTACTGTGGTTCCATTAACCATTACCATTGATGGTCAAACTTATACAGATGGTGTTGACATTAGCCGCGAAGAATTTGTGAAAAAGATGGATACATCAAAAGAATTGCCTAAGACAAGTCAACCATCAATTGGAGTTTTTGAAAAAGTATTTAAGGATTTGACTGATGATGGCAGTCAAGTCGTCGGCATTTTTCTTGCTCGCTCTTTAAGTGGGACAATTGAAGCTGCTAGACAAGCTGCTGACTTAATTGGTAAGAGTAAAGAAGTAACTTTAATTGATTCTGACTTAACAGACCGCGCAGAAGCATACCAAGTATTAGCTGCAGCTAAAGATGCGCAAGAGGGTAAGAGTCTTGAAGAAATTGTTGCCCACGTTGAGCGACTTAAAGAGCAACAAAAACTCTATATGATGGTTGTTAACCTCAATAATTTAATTAAGGGGGGTCGTCTTGGCCCGCTTGCAGGTAAGATTGCTACCTTATTAAATATCAGAATTGAATTGCACATGCCTGGTGGTCATCTAGAAGTTGCTAAAAAAGGACGCGGTAAGAAGTTTTCTAAAAATTGCGATAAACGTGTTTTAAAAGATATTGAAGAACACAAGCATGAAATTAAAGAAGTAGCAATTTCTTATGTCGATACGCCTGAAGATATGAAAGTTTGGACTGAAAAGATTAAGGAGATCAATCCAGATATCAAAGTCTTAACCCGAGTAACTAGTCCGATTATTTCAACTCACGCAGGCAGCGGAGCATATGCAGTATTCTATACAATGGAGGACTATTAA
- a CDS encoding S41 family peptidase: MAEVEPNNSHQKKTTKNKKKHLPKYAQFLLTGIAGAAIGAGLTFGIMEVKELKSPFYQVEKVYEQLQGSYYKKVSSQTLRQGAINGMLDSLNDPFSEGLSGANQEQVNNILEGSTFGGVGIQMAVRNNKVVVDSIVANSPASKSTIKPGDEIVAVDNKKVSAAQFTKVASLVRGKVGTKVTLKLKRANSTFSVTLKRAKISQSSLTKRTEGNATIITITQFDVNTAKDLKVALKSINTKKYPKLIIDLQDNPGGEMNAALKSASYFLPNNKIIMQYKDRKEKEVIRSDKKLSGGFHTSLKPIILINGNTASASEIFTAALVQNHCGVSVGQTSYGKGTVQQVGQTEDSEYKYTVAKWLTPNGTWINQKGLKPTYPVSESPLAKLPQFQSMSILKRSMTGVDVATLQQYLTALGYLPKHVTGVFDDETKNAVIKFQKEHDLTTDGIVNGQVQAQLYLAVAQKLQDDNPALKKALSLNLKDMED; encoded by the coding sequence ATGGCAGAAGTAGAACCCAATAATTCTCATCAAAAGAAGACTACAAAAAATAAAAAGAAACATCTTCCCAAATATGCTCAATTTTTGTTAACTGGTATAGCTGGTGCGGCAATTGGTGCAGGTTTGACCTTTGGAATTATGGAAGTTAAGGAATTAAAGTCGCCTTTTTATCAAGTTGAAAAAGTGTATGAGCAATTACAAGGTTCATATTATAAAAAAGTTTCATCGCAAACATTGCGCCAAGGGGCAATTAACGGGATGCTTGATAGTCTTAATGATCCCTTTTCAGAAGGATTAAGTGGTGCTAATCAAGAGCAAGTTAATAATATTTTAGAAGGCTCGACTTTTGGCGGAGTTGGTATTCAGATGGCAGTACGCAACAATAAAGTTGTTGTGGACTCTATTGTTGCCAATTCTCCAGCTTCAAAGAGTACTATTAAGCCTGGCGATGAGATTGTGGCTGTTGATAATAAAAAAGTCAGCGCGGCTCAGTTCACTAAAGTTGCCTCTTTAGTTAGGGGAAAGGTTGGCACCAAGGTAACACTGAAACTAAAGCGTGCTAATTCAACCTTTAGTGTTACTTTAAAGCGCGCTAAAATTTCACAATCGAGTCTAACTAAGCGCACAGAAGGTAATGCGACAATTATTACAATTACCCAGTTTGACGTGAATACTGCTAAAGACTTGAAGGTTGCTTTAAAGTCAATTAATACTAAAAAGTATCCTAAGTTAATTATTGATTTACAGGATAATCCGGGTGGCGAAATGAATGCGGCCTTAAAGTCGGCTTCTTATTTCTTGCCAAATAACAAGATTATTATGCAGTACAAGGATCGCAAAGAAAAAGAAGTGATTCGCTCTGATAAGAAACTTTCAGGAGGCTTTCATACTTCACTCAAGCCAATTATTTTGATTAATGGAAATACGGCTAGTGCGAGTGAAATATTTACAGCTGCTTTAGTGCAAAACCATTGCGGTGTCTCAGTTGGTCAGACAAGTTATGGTAAAGGAACTGTTCAACAAGTTGGACAAACTGAGGATTCAGAGTATAAATATACCGTTGCTAAATGGTTGACGCCAAATGGAACCTGGATCAATCAGAAGGGACTTAAACCAACTTATCCAGTTTCTGAATCGCCTTTAGCAAAATTGCCACAATTCCAAAGTATGAGTATTTTGAAAAGATCAATGACTGGTGTTGATGTTGCTACCTTGCAGCAATACTTAACTGCCTTAGGCTATTTACCAAAGCATGTTACTGGAGTTTTTGATGATGAAACCAAGAATGCTGTAATTAAATTTCAAAAAGAACATGACTTGACAACAGATGGTATAGTAAATGGGCAAGTACAAGCTCAACTTTATTTAGCAGTCGCTCAAAAATTGCAAGATGATAATCCTGCCTTAAAGAAAGCGTTGAGTTTAAATCTAAAGGATATGGAGGACTAA
- the topA gene encoding type I DNA topoisomerase, which produces MPTKRKNKKNLVIVESPHKAKTIEKYLGRNYHVIASKGHIRDLPKSQMGVDVEHDYEPKYISIRGKGDTIKELKSEAKKAKYVYLASDPDREGEAIAWHVAHALNLDPKEHNRVAFNEITKDAVKNAFKNPRTIDMDIVDAQQARRVLDRLVGYSISPILWQKVKKGLSAGRVQSIALKLVIDRENEIKNFKPEEYWTIDADFEKGKEKFKGAFYGIKGKKQDLPNNEAVQDILKQIDKRKNFEVTKVVKKERRRQPAAPFTTSTMQQEANKRLGYRTRRTMRIAQSLYEGVNLGKGSVGLITYMRTDSKRIANVAKHEASKFIHEEYGANYAAIKPQHFKNDADAQDAHEAIRPTSAFRTPASVKEYLTTEEYRLYTLIWSRFIASQMTPAVYDTVRADIEQNDVTFRTTGSKLKFAGFTKVYDNQKEKNNELPELNEGDKVKLKKTDDRQHFTQPPARYTEASLVRALEENGVGRPSTYAPTIDTIQKRYYVKLEGRSIVPTELGEIVDKLIEEFFPDIVNVDFTAQLEDDLDGVEVGKKNWIKVVDEYYKPFSKELDKADQQIEKVQIKDEPAGFNCDICGAPMVIKMGRYGKFYACSRFPDCRNTKPIVKKVGVTCPKCGKGEVIEKKSKRNRKFYGCSRYPDCDFVSWDQPIGRNCPNDGHFLVQKKNKKGLVILCPNGDYREEPEEN; this is translated from the coding sequence ATGCCTACTAAACGAAAAAATAAAAAGAATTTAGTTATTGTCGAGTCTCCACATAAGGCTAAGACAATTGAAAAATATTTAGGTAGAAATTATCATGTTATTGCTTCAAAAGGTCATATTCGTGATTTACCCAAGTCCCAAATGGGTGTTGACGTCGAACACGATTATGAACCAAAGTATATTTCTATTCGCGGAAAAGGCGATACGATTAAAGAATTAAAGAGCGAAGCCAAAAAGGCAAAGTATGTTTATCTCGCTTCCGACCCCGATCGTGAAGGAGAAGCTATTGCCTGGCACGTTGCTCATGCTTTGAATTTAGATCCTAAAGAGCACAACCGTGTTGCTTTTAACGAAATTACTAAAGATGCGGTTAAAAATGCCTTTAAGAATCCAAGAACCATTGATATGGATATTGTAGATGCTCAACAAGCACGTCGTGTTCTTGACCGCTTGGTGGGTTATTCAATTAGTCCTATCTTGTGGCAAAAAGTTAAGAAAGGCTTATCCGCTGGACGTGTTCAATCAATTGCCTTGAAGTTAGTAATTGATCGTGAAAACGAAATTAAGAACTTTAAGCCAGAAGAATACTGGACAATTGATGCTGATTTTGAAAAAGGTAAGGAAAAGTTCAAGGGAGCCTTTTATGGCATTAAGGGTAAGAAACAAGACTTACCAAATAATGAAGCAGTTCAAGATATTTTAAAACAAATTGATAAACGTAAGAACTTTGAAGTTACCAAAGTAGTTAAAAAAGAAAGAAGACGTCAGCCTGCTGCGCCTTTTACTACCTCAACTATGCAGCAAGAAGCTAACAAGCGTTTAGGATATCGTACTCGTCGAACAATGAGAATTGCTCAATCTCTTTATGAAGGGGTTAACCTGGGTAAAGGATCAGTTGGTTTAATTACTTATATGCGTACTGATTCTAAACGTATTGCTAATGTTGCTAAGCATGAAGCTTCAAAATTCATCCATGAAGAATATGGTGCAAATTATGCAGCAATCAAGCCGCAACATTTTAAAAACGATGCTGATGCTCAAGATGCCCACGAAGCAATTCGTCCAACTTCAGCTTTCAGAACGCCAGCTTCAGTTAAAGAATATTTGACTACTGAAGAATATCGTCTCTACACCTTAATTTGGTCAAGATTTATTGCTAGTCAAATGACGCCAGCTGTTTACGATACAGTAAGAGCTGATATTGAACAAAATGACGTTACCTTTAGAACAACTGGTTCAAAACTTAAGTTTGCTGGTTTTACTAAGGTTTATGATAACCAAAAAGAAAAGAATAATGAATTACCTGAGTTAAATGAAGGCGATAAGGTTAAGCTTAAAAAGACCGATGATCGTCAGCACTTTACTCAGCCACCAGCAAGATATACTGAAGCCAGTTTAGTTAGAGCTCTTGAAGAAAATGGCGTTGGTCGTCCATCAACTTATGCACCAACAATTGATACGATTCAAAAACGTTATTACGTAAAACTTGAAGGAAGATCAATTGTACCGACTGAATTAGGTGAAATTGTCGATAAGTTAATCGAAGAATTCTTCCCAGATATTGTTAACGTCGATTTCACCGCTCAACTAGAAGATGATCTTGACGGCGTTGAAGTAGGAAAGAAGAACTGGATCAAAGTAGTAGATGAATACTACAAGCCATTTTCTAAAGAATTAGACAAGGCTGATCAACAAATTGAAAAAGTTCAAATTAAGGATGAACCAGCTGGTTTTAACTGCGACATTTGTGGTGCACCGATGGTAATTAAGATGGGACGTTATGGTAAGTTTTATGCTTGCTCGCGCTTCCCAGATTGCCGTAACACTAAGCCAATTGTTAAAAAGGTTGGCGTAACTTGTCCTAAGTGTGGTAAGGGAGAAGTTATTGAAAAGAAGTCTAAACGTAATCGTAAGTTCTATGGCTGCTCTCGTTATCCAGATTGTGACTTTGTATCTTGGGATCAACCAATTGGTCGTAATTGTCCAAATGATGGTCATTTCTTAGTTCAAAAGAAGAATAAGAAGGGCTTAGTTATTCTTTGCCCAAACGGCGATTATCGTGAAGAACCAGAAGAAAATTAA
- a CDS encoding ribonuclease HII, whose translation MTITEIRNLLQGEVSSEQLEELRADERKGVQKLLISYEKRQAKRAQAVAQFQDRFSYEKKFWQKSQLVAGVDEVGRGPLAGPVVTAAVILPHNFDLIDVNDSKKLSPKKRKELFPKILAKAVSVSVGLANNDVIDRINIYEADRLAMAHAVQGLKVKPDALLVDAMNVPLNIPQVKLIHGDAKSNSIAAASIVAKVFRDNLMDAYGEVYPEYDFKHNAGYGTREHMEALKKYGPTPIHRRSFAPVSEYEK comes from the coding sequence ATGACCATTACTGAAATAAGAAACTTGCTTCAAGGAGAAGTAAGTAGTGAACAATTAGAAGAATTACGCGCTGATGAAAGAAAGGGCGTCCAAAAGCTCTTAATTAGCTATGAAAAAAGACAAGCTAAACGTGCGCAAGCAGTTGCCCAATTTCAAGATCGTTTTTCTTATGAGAAAAAATTTTGGCAAAAAAGTCAGCTCGTTGCTGGAGTAGATGAAGTAGGAAGAGGACCACTTGCTGGTCCTGTAGTTACAGCTGCTGTTATTTTGCCGCATAATTTTGATTTGATTGATGTTAACGATTCAAAGAAACTATCTCCTAAAAAAAGAAAGGAACTGTTTCCTAAAATTTTAGCCAAAGCAGTCAGCGTTAGCGTCGGTTTAGCTAATAATGATGTCATTGATCGGATTAATATTTATGAAGCTGACCGCCTGGCAATGGCGCATGCAGTTCAAGGCTTAAAAGTAAAGCCAGATGCTTTATTAGTTGATGCAATGAATGTGCCTTTAAATATTCCACAAGTTAAATTAATTCACGGGGATGCTAAGTCTAATTCAATTGCAGCTGCTAGTATTGTAGCCAAAGTTTTTCGTGACAATTTAATGGATGCTTATGGCGAGGTTTACCCAGAATACGACTTTAAGCATAATGCAGGATATGGAACGCGTGAGCACATGGAAGCTTTGAAAAAGTACGGTCCAACGCCAATTCACCGGCGATCTTTTGCACCAGTTAGCGAATACGAAAAATAA